The DNA segment TGGTCGAGACCGCGTCGCTGCTGGCGGCATCCGGGATCGATGTCTTCAACGCTGCCGGAGATGCCTGATGACCAACCGGCTGCTGATCGACCAGGCCGAACACGAGACCCGGGTGGCCCTGATCGAGGGCGACCGGGTGGTCGACGTGCAGATCGAGCGTCTGGCCCATCGCAGCGCGGTCGGCAACATCTATCTGGGCAAGGTGTCGCGGGTTCTGCCCGGCATGCAGGCGGCCTTCGTCAGTGTCGGCCTGGGTCGTAACGCCTTTCTGCATGCCGATGACGCGCGGGTTCTGCCGCGTGCCCGTGCCGCGGCCGACCGGTTGTCGCGCGAGGCATCGGACGCGGCGGCGGCCAATGCCGCCGCACTCGCCGCCGCCGCTGCCGCCGTGACCGCGGCGATGGAGCCCGACGAGACCGATGCCGAGGTCGAGGTGCGGCCGGCGACGCCATTGCAGACGCAGCGGTCGCGCCGGCTGATGATCGGTGACTGTGTCGCCGATGGTGACCAGATCATGGTGCAGGTCACCAAGGACGCGGTGAAGGGCAAGGGTGCCCGGCTGACCGCGAATATCAGCCTGCCTGGCCGGCACCTGGTGTTCACGCCCTTTCAAGGCGGTGTCGGGGTGTCGCGGCGGATCGACAGCGAGGTCGAGCGCGAGCGGCTGCACGAGATCGTCCAGCCGCTGACCGATGCCGGCGAGGGCGGTTTCATCGTCCGCACGGCGGCCGAGGGCGCGTCCGCCGCCGAACTTGAGGCCGATGCCGCCTATCTGCGGACGCTGTGGGCCGATCTGGAAGCCGGCGCCGCGCGTGGCGGCGGGCCGCGACCGCTGCATGTCGACCTTGACCCGCTGCTGCGGTCGCTGCGCGATCAGGCGCAGGAAGGTGTGGCCGAAATGCTGATCGACGAGCCGGTGGCCTATGAACGGGCACTGGCCTTCGCCCGACGCTTCATGCCGCATCTGGTCGACCGCATCCGGCTGTGGGACCGTCCGGAAGGGCTGTTCGACAGTTTCGGGGTCGAGGATGTGATCGCCGAGGCGCTGCAACCCCGTGTGCGGCTGCCGTCGGGCGGGTTCGTCGTCATCGACCAGACCGAGGCACTGACGGCGGTCGACGTGAACACCGGACGCTTCGTCGGCGAGGCCGACCAGGAAGCGACGGTGATGCATACCAATCTCGAAGCCGCCGAGGTCATCGCCCATCAATTGCGGCTGCGCAATCTGGGCGGGCTGATCGTGGTCGATTTCATCGACATGGAGCGGACGGAGAACCGCCAGAAGCTCTATGACGCCTTCCGCGCGGCGCTGGTGGCCGATCGGGCCTCGACCACGGTGCTGCCGATGTCGGAACTGGGTCTGGTGCAGATGACCCGCAAGCGCGGCCGCGAGAGCCTGTCACAGGTGCTGACAGAAGATTGCGACACCTGCGGCGGCACCGGCCGGGTGAAATCGGCCGAGACCGTGGCTTATGAGGTGATGCGCGCGGCCCGCCGGCTGCTGCTGCGCCCGCGGCCCGGGCGGGTCGCCGCGCGCGCCCTGACCGTGATGGCGTCGCCCGACGTTGCCGCCCTGTTGACCGACAGCCGCGTGGGCATGGTCGAGGCGGTGTCGGAACTGACCGATGCCGTGGTCGAGGTCCGTGCCGATCCGTCGATGGCCCGTGATGCCTTCGATCTGGCGGAGCGCGACTGACCTGGGCGCATGCTGACCCATAGCCTCTGCGATGGCGCATGCCATCCTCCCCTGTCCGCTGTACCGGCCATGCCCCATGGGGGTGTCCGGCCCAGAGGAGTTAAGAGACGATGACCGATACACCGTCGAAACCCGCCGCCGGCAGGGATGCCGTCAAGACCGGGCAGGGCACCTGTCCGGTCTGTGGCCGTGGCCGGTCGGACGCTGCCGAGCTTGCGCGCTATCGGCCGTTCTGTTCGAAGCGCTGCGCCGATGTCGACCTCAATCGCTGGCTCAGCGGCACCTATGTGGTGCCGGGGCGCCCGGCCGACGAGAGCGAGAGCGACTTGTGGTCGGATGACAGTCTGAAGCACTGATGGCGGGTGGTGGCCGGCGATATCGCATGGGCTGTCATTGCATCTTCATTTTCGCTGAAAACGGCGCTTTACAGCCGATCGGCTTTGCCCTATAACCCGACCCACGCCGCGGCCAAGACCGCAGCGTGGCACGCCCAGGTAGCTCAGTTGGTAGAGCAGTGGACTGAAAATCCGCGTGTCGGTGGTTCAAATCCGCCCCTGGGCACCATCTTTTTCGAAGCCGTCGCTGCCCGATCCGCGAGGATCATTCGCAGCGGCGGCTTCGGCGTTTTCAGGGTGCGTTTCGCGGGTTCCGTGTCCGTTGCGGGGCAGGGGCCGTGTCTCCGTGACGTGGCGGTGCCAAACGGGTGACAACGCCGTGCGGAGGTTGCTGGCGGCTCGTCGGCGGTCCAGTTCTGGTTCACGAACCAACCAGAATGGAGCCTTCTCATGCGGCACGAACCTGAGATCACCACCCGCACGGCCCCCGCTATGCCCGCCGCCAGTCGCAACCCCGCGCGCATGCTGGCCGCCGCCGTGGTGGCACTTGGCCTTGCCACCGGTCTTTCCGCCTGTGGTGGTGGTGACGACTCCGTCGCGGTCGACGGCCGCACCAAGGGCGAGGCGCTGTCGGATATGAAGGGCGCCTATGACAAGGGCGCCATCACCCCGGATGAGTATGAGGACCAGCGCGAGGATATCCTCGACGAGTGATCGGGCCTCGACGAGTGATCGGGCCTCGACGAGTGATCGGGCCTCGACGAGTGATCGGGCCTCGACGAGTGATCGGGCCTCGACGAGTGATCCGGCAGTGCCGGATCACGTCTCCGACGAGATGACGAGGCCGGCCTTTTGCAACTCTATCAGAATACGCGTGAGATCGTCACGGGCAGCGGCCTCGGTCACGTCATAATATCCGGCAATATGACAAGCCATCTCGTCGATGGATGCGCCGTCGCGGAGGTTGTCTGCCACCCGGGCGACCGCACCAGTGAGGCCGAAATATTTTCCCGACGCATAATTGAGCAGCATGGTCTCCGAATCGACATCGACTTGGAGCACATCGGAACTGAAGCGATAGAGCATGGGCATTTTCTCTGATCCTGCAGGCCACGCGGCGTTGATGAATGTCGACTCCAAAGCGTGAATGGAGCGGCAGACTCGGAGTGCTGGACGGAAATTTATTGTTCCCTGTCTCTTCATGCCACTTTACCATGCATTTTATTTGAATTATATTAAAAGCTAACAAACCGTATGAGGTAATATGATGCCGCGCGACATGGTTGAAGAAGATGGTGTTACAGCACGCAAGCCGGCATTCGAGCCGTCGCTTCTTTGTGAACACGGATCGGTCGAGGAACTGACGCAGAACTCTGAGGCGACGGAGACTGATGGCACCTACACTTCGTAGCGGCTCCGGCTTGCCTGTGGGATTACCAGATGTCCTGTGCGATCCACGGCCTCCGCGTCACCATGTCCGGCGGAGATGGTGCGCATCCCGACATGGCGATGGCGGATGTCACATGGCGTGATCTGTGCGTCGTCCGGCTATCGATGGCCGGTGTCCCGACCGGTGCTGCCGTGCCGATCGAACGCGATGGCGCGACCTGGATCGAGCAGATCTTTGCGGGGCCCGATGGAAGGCCGATCTGCCGGTTCCTGATCTCTGGTGATGGCCGGCGCGTGCTGTCGGACAGTCTTCCAGCTCTCGACCGCAACGACCTGAACAGTCTGTTTGTCGAGCCGGTGATGCGAACCATCATGTCCCGGATGGGGCTGGTCTCGTTCCATGCGGCGGCACTGGTCAAGCAGGGGGCGGCGGTTCTGATCATGGGGCGGAAAGGGGCGGGGAAATCCAGCCTGGCCGGCGCCCTTTACCGGGCAGGCTGGCAACCCCTCGCCGATGATCTTGTGCGGATCGTCGGGAACAACGGATGCTGGCATGCCGCGGCGGGTGGGACCGCGACACGGGTCAATGCCGATACCGCCCGGGCGCTTGGCTTCGACCCGGCCACCCTGGCAACCCGCTGGTCCCTGCCGGGGGCGGCGGGGAACAAATTCCTGTTGCCGGCCGCTGCTTTCGGAGCGCAGCCGGCCATGGTGCCGATCAAGGCGGTTCTGCTGCTTGATGCGCGCGATCCGGACCTGGAGGGCCCCCGCTGGAACCGGGCCGCAGGGGCCGATGCCCTGCGCGGACTGGCCGCCAACCTGACCCCTGATCCCCTGGCTCTTTCGGCTCTGCCCTCGCGGGAGGCGATCCGCGTCACGGCGGGCCTGTCGCGACAGGCAGCCATTTACCGCCTGAGCCTGCCCGACCGTCTTGGCGCGCTCCGCGCCGCCGCCGCCACCGTCGATGCCTGGCTTGCGGCTGATGGTGCGCCCGTTGCGGCCTGAGCCTGCCATTCCCGGGCTGACGCCCGCCGGCTGTTTCGATCTGCTGGTGCCCCGGCTGGCTGATGTGCTGGTGCCGGCCGGGCGGCATCGGGCGATCCGCGAGGCGGCCGCCCTGCTGCCGCCGGTGCCGCGTCTCGCACTTGAAATCCGGCTCGGTGCAGATGAGGCGGCGGTCGATCTTCACCAGATGATCACAAGCCAGGACGGAGATCCTCAGATCCTGCTACGCCACCTGAATGAGCGGGGCGGTGGATGGGCCGGTGCGCCACTCGTCGCGTTTCTGCGCGGCTGGATCGCTGATGAGGACGGGTTGCAGGGCTGGTTCGACCCGCTCTATCTGGAATGGGACACGGCACCTGATGGCGGGCTGCCACAGCCGCCGGCGCTGTTTCTGGCGTGTGATCTGCGGTTTGATGATCCGGCGGTCCGGACCCGGCGGCGCACCGTCCTTCGCCAGACACTGGCTCGGCTTTGCGGTGCAGATGGAGCAGAGCCGCACGATCGTCTGTTCGACGTCGCGGAGCGCGGGGTCACGATCGGCCATATCGGTGTCATGTCGGGCCGCGGCGATGTGCTGCGGGTGAATTACAAAGGTATTACGCCGGCCGCGCTGCCCGGCCTGCTGGACCGGATTGGATGGCCGGGAGACATCGCCCGTCTTCAGGGTCATTTCGCCGCGCTGGTGGATGTGGCAGATCGTGTGGCGGTGGCGATCGATCTTGTCGACGGCCAGGTGCGGCCCTCGATCGGCTTCGAGATCTTCTGCGATCACCCGCTGCCATCAGGGCGCTGGGACCGCATCCTCGACCATCTGTGCGCGCACGGCTTGTGCACGATCGAAAAGCGCGCGGCCCTGGTCAACATCGAGGCCACCATCGCCGCCGGCGATGCCGGCCAGCCATGGCCGGCAGCCTGGATCCTGCCGACGATCCGTGGCCCGGAAGATGCCTATCCGGCGGTCCGGTGCCATGTCTCGCATCTGAAACTCGCAATCGGGGCTGATGGCGGCGGTCAGGCCAAGGCCTATATCGGGGTGGAACATCATTGGCGGCGTGGCTTCGGGCGTCCGGCCCCGCAAGCACTGCCCGCCGGGCTCGCCATCCGTCCGCGTCCCTCCATTACCGCCGCGACGGCGGATGCGACGGCATTCCTGCTGCGGACCCGCCAGCAGAACGGGCTCTGGGGCGATTTCAACTGGGTCAATGGCGGCTGCAACAACTGGGTCACGGGCGTCGCCGCCCTGGCCCTTGCCGCCACTGGCGAGGCTGGCGCACTGGCGGTGGCAGGGGCGGCCTTGCAGGCGCTGGGCGCGCGCCAGCAGGCCGGTGGCGGCTGGGGGCATAATGAGATCGCGCCGGTCGATACCGATACCACTGCCTCGATCGTCAAGGCGCTGGATGCGCTGGGGGCGGGCGACAGCCCGGCTGCGGTTGCGGCCCGCGGGTTTCTGCGCAGCCACATGACCGATGACGGCTTCCTGACCTATGGCACCGCCACCCGGATCCGCTTCGCGGCGGTCGATGTTACTGATGCCGGCTGGCGGGCGACCCATGGCTGTGTCATGGCCAATTGCGCGTTGCTTCTGCCTGACCAGTTGATCCCGCTGCTGCGTCGCAGCCAGGCCCCGGATGGCAGCTGGACGCCGTATTGGTGGCGCACGCCCGCTTATCCGACGGCACTTGCCGCCGAGGCGCTGGCCATGCAGGGCGACGAGGCGGCGGTCGGCCGGGCGGTCGCCTGGGCGAAGGCGCAGGATCTGGCGGCGCTCAGCCCCTTCTGTGTCGCGGCGATCGCGCGCATCGTCATTGCCGGTGGTGACCATGGCGCCGCCAGGGATATTCTGGCCGGGCTGTTGCGGACGCAACTGAGTGACGGTAGCTGGGCAGTCGGCGCGGACATGATCTGGCCACGGCCCGACCAGGCGCCAGACCACATGGAATCTCAAGCGGATATCATCGACGTGCCCGACGACCGGCGGATTTTCACCACAGCCGGCGTGCTGCTGGCCTTCGCGGCGGCGCGTCAGACTGTGGCGGCACCGGGCAGGAACAGGAGCTGATATGCCGATATCGGGCATCCAGGCCGCGCTGGGCTTTCTGGGCAGTCAGCGACGAGGATCTCCGGTCGATGCCGTCGGGCCGGCGGATATGGACGGGCTCATCGCCCTGGCGCAGATGGTGGGATACCGGTTTCAGGCGGCTGATCTTGAAGAGGCGTTCCGCATTCAGATGCGGGCGCGGCTGTTGTCGACGACAGGGGGCAGGCGATGACCGATCCTTCCAGACGTCAGGCCTGCCGGCGTCTGTTCTGCGACGCCGACAGCCATGTCATGGAGCTGCCGGATTTTCTGCGGGCGCATGCTGATCCAGGCTTTCGCGAGGCGCTGCCGCGGATCGCGATGGACACCGAGCGCCGGCAGGCGACGGTGGGCGAGGCCATCGCGCAGGGCCATCATGGGCCGGAGACCATTGCCGACCGCGCCGCGCGCGGCACCGATCTTCTGGCCGGACCCAAGGATTATCACGCGCTCGGCGCCTTCGATGGCGGCGAGCGGGGCCAGGCGCTCGACCTTCTGGGGCTGCACAGGCAGGTGGTCTTCCCGTCCTTCTCGCTGGTCCCGGTCTTCTTCGGCCAGGGCGGGCTGCCATTGACCTATGGTACGGCGCGGGCGCTCAACCGGGCGATGGCGGCCTTCTGTGCCGGCGACGCGCGGCTGCTGGGCGTGGGCCTGCTGCCGATCGACGATGCCGCCCTTGCGCGTGACGAGTTGGAGCATGTGATCCGCCTGGGCTTGCGCGCGGTCTGGGTGCCGCATCAGGGGTTGCCGGGTTATGCCTTCCGGCCGCGGGATCTGGAGCCGGTCTGGGCGCGGATGGCAGAAGCGGGGCTGGTGCTTGCCAGCCACATCATGCCGCCACTCGACGTCGCGATGCGGATGACTGGACCGGGAGAGGTGATCCCGCCCGAGATGCTGGATGGCGACGACGCGCCGCGGCCCGAAGAGATTATCTTTGCCTCGGACCGCGTACAGGTTTTCCTGAGCAAGCTGGTCTTCGACGGCGTGCTGGAACGCCATCCGGATCTGCGCTGCGTGGTGGCCGAATTCGGCGGAGCCTGGGTGCCCGGCATGATGCGCCGCCTGGATGCCCTGGCGGAGCGGATCTTCGCCGGATCGGGCCGAGCGCCGGGCCGCAGGCCATCGGAACAGATTCTCGATCAATGCCTGTTCACGCCCTATCACCACGAGGATGTCGGGGCATTGATCCGGGCCTCCGACAGCCGGCTTTATGCCTTTTCCACCGATTATCCGCACATCGAAGGCGGGCAGGATCCGGTGGGGGCCTTTGATGCCTCGCTCGCCGGTTGTACAGAGGCGCAGCACGCGGCGTTCTATGCCGGAAATTTCCTGCGCGTCTTCGGTGAATAATCGCCAGAGCGTCAAAGCATCTCCGGTGGCGCTTCAGCTCGTGATGTCTGCATCGCGTGCGGGTGCGTTGACACATTCTTTACCGCCCGCCATGCATTCTCGGTGCCGGGGCGACACATGTCTCTGCCGCACTGCGAAAAGCCGGCGGGGGACGCTTTCCCGTCCGGGGTGAATGCCTTAAACTTCGTCCGACGGCGCTGCATGGCGCTTGAGAGACGTGGTCCGGCCCCGGCCGGAGACATGACGGCCAGGAGACGGGCACGGATGGCGACGGACGAAACCGAGCCTGCAGACGATGACATCGACTGGGGCGATGTCGGTATGGACATGCCACAGGCCGCGCCTATCGATCGGATCAGGCGCGCGGTGGCGGTGCTGAGGCATCCGGCCGCGAGCGAAGACCCGCTGACCTTGGCCGCCGAGGCGTTGGAAGGCGTGGTCGAAGGGACCGAGGCGGCCACTGAAGCGATCCTGTCGCAGATCGAGGCGATCGAGGCTGCCCTCGATGCGGTGAGCGCCGAACTGGCACCGGAAAATCAGGCGCATGCGGCGCTCGCCAATGCCGGTCTGGCAATCACCGCGCTCTACGAAGCCTGCGGCTTTCAGGATCTGACCGGCCAGCGCATCGCCAAGGTCCGCCGGGTGTTGCAACAGGTCGACGCCCATCTTGAAGAGTTGCTGGAAATCGTCGGTCACGATCAGGTGGCGGCGCTGCCGCCGCCGGCGGAACGCGAGGGCGATGCCCGGCTGCTCAACGGCCCGATCGATGACGCCAGCAAGGTGTCGCAAAGCGATATCGACAGCCTGTTCGACTGAGCGGGCTGTTTAATGGGCTCGGGTCGTCCGGCTGCACCTGGGCGTCAGGCGGCGGCCATGCCGGATTCCAGCGCCACCAGTGCTGCCTCGTCGACGGCATCGAAGCCTGGGGCCGATCCTCGCACCAGACGGGCGCTGCATGACGGAATTTCGCCGCCGACACGGGCCCACGGCTCCCCCCAGCCCTGACCCAGCCCCAGAAAGGCCGCGATGCCATCGGCGGCGGTGGGCATCAGGGGGCGGGCGAAGAGCTGGAACAGGCCGGCGAGGCGCGGGATGCGCTCCGGCGTGCCATAGAGCCGCGCCTGCTTCATCTGGCCGTTGACGCCCAGCACCACGCCGGCCAGGGCCGCCAGCGAAAAGCTGCGGGCATCGAGCGCCACATGCAGGCGGTTTCGGAAATCCAGCATCAGATCGTCTTCCGGCCGGTCCTGCGCCAGCGCCGTGCCCGCCACCGGATCGAGGTTGGAGATGGCGGCGAGTGATGTGCCCAGATCGCGGACCATGAACAGGTTGTGCGTGCGGGCCAGATCGGCCATCGACAATTCGCGCGCGTCCTGCGGCTCGGACATCAGCGCCAGATAGAAGCGCAGCGCCTCGGCCGGCATCCGGTCCAGAAGGTCGGTCAGGAAAATGGCGCGGCCGGTGCTGGGGTCGAAACTGCCCCCCGACAGATCGGTCAGCGGCGGCGGTGCGATGATGCGGGTGTCGGTGACCGGCCCCAGATCATCGATCTCGCTGACCGCGTCGATCAGGCTGCGGGCGGTGACCACGTCCCGCCCGGCGAAAACCGTCAGGCGCACCGGCATCGGCCGGTCGCCGATCTGGCGGGGCCTGTGGCGCCGCAGGGGCAGCACGCCGGGGGTGCCGCCACCGAGGGTCAGCACGCCATCGATGTCGACACCGGCCCGCCGCAGGGTGGCGGGCGCGCCGACCCCGTCGCCATCTCCGCCACCGCCGGCGGCGATCAGAACCCGCGCCGACCGGCCAAGAAGCCGCTGGCCGCGGGCATAGACATCCGCCGCCAGCCAGATGGCGGCGAATCCCGCCGCATCGATGTCGCGATCAGCGGGGGGCGCCGCGCACAGGATCAGTTCGTCGGTCAGCACCGTCGTCGTCACGCCCGCAATCCTTCCAGCAACCCGATCCAAAGGGGGCGGAACCACCATATCAATGGGCGGCGGCCGGTCCCCGTGATCGGGAAAGCGTAGAAAGCGGCGAACGGGCCGTCAACATCAATGGTTGTGATTCGCAGGTGAAATGCGCGCTGTCGCGATCAACGTGCCGGCCAAGGACAGCAAAAGTAAAACGCCCGGCCCATCATGTGATGGACCGGGCGTTTTGAAACCCGTGCGAGTGGCGGGAGTGACGGGACTTGAACCCGCGGCCTCCGGCGTGACAGGCCGGCGCTCTAACCAACTGAGCTACACCCCCGCAGTCTCTCGCGAGGCCCACCATGTCCCGGTGGGTGCGCGGTTTATAGCCAGTCGTGAGCCGCTTGAAAAGCCCTTTTTTACGTCTTGTGACGATCGCATGTCGCCGCCACATGAAGTCTTAAGAGGACCGGTGCCGGCGCCCGGTCCGATCATCAAGACCGAGGACAGCATCATGCCATTCCAGACCGAGGTCCGGCCCTCCAGCTCGACCATCATGCTGACGGCGCTTCGCCTGCTCGGCCACCGTGATGCCGACAAGCAGGCGGTCGGTGCACGATTGCTCGCCGACCTGGCGCGGGTGGAGCCGACCTCTCCGGAACTGCATGATCCGGCCGCCCGTGCCGAGTTCGACCGCCGGGTGGTGGTGGATCTGCGCCGGCTGCTGGTCGCGGGGCTGATCCGGCGGGCTGGCGACGGCCTGCTGGCCCTGACCGATCGCGGCCGCACCGCGCTGACCGATTGTCCGGATGGGATCGACGACACAGTGCTGATGCGCTATCCCGAATTCCGCGCCCATCTGGCGCGCCGGCGCGGCATGATCATCGACCCGGCGGCGGGGCTCGACGGCTCGCTCGATGTGCCGGCCGACGCCGTGGTGGCGCCGGGCAGTGCCGCGCAGCCGGCGGTGGAGCGCGAGCTTCAGGAAGGTTTCATTGCCTTTCTCGACGGCCTGACCGCCGCCGATAATCCGTATGACCGCGACACCCACGCCCACGAAACCTGGGATGAGGGCTATTGGGAAGCGGCCGGCATCGCCCGCAACGAGGTTGCCTGAGCAAAGCGGACCTGCAAACGACATCGCCGGCCAGGAGCAAACGCTCCCGGCCGGCGATGTCGTTTGAGAGGGATGGCCCTGGCAGGGCCGGCCGATCGGCGCCTTACCAGGCGACGACGATGGCGCCCTTGTAGGTGTCGTTGATGTAGTCCTTGATCTTCTGGTCGTGATAGGCCTCGACCAGCGTCTTCGCCCAGGGCTTGTCGGCATCCTGTTCGCGGACGGCGATGATGTTGGCATAGGGCGATTCGGCCGCTTCACGCGCGATCGGATCCTTGATCGGGTCCAGCCCGGCTTCGACGGCGTAATTGGTGTTCACGGCCGACGCGGCGGTATCGTCCAGCGACCGGGGGAGCTGGGCTGCATCCAGTTCCAGAATCCGGAGATGCTTTGGATTGCTCTCGATGTCGAGCGGGCTGGCCTTCAGGCCGGCGCCGTCGCGCAGGGTCAGCAGGCCGCGGCTTTCCAGCAGCAGCAGGGCCCGGCCACCATTGGTGGGGTCGTTGGGGATGGCGATGCTGTCGCCGTCCTTGATCTCGTCCAGGCTCTTGATCTTCTTGGAATAGATGCCGAGCGGGAAGACCACGGTCTTGGCGATCGACACCAGGCCATAGTTGCGATCGGCGTTCTGATTGTCGAGATAGGGCTGGTGCTGGAACGAGTTGGCCTGGATGTCGCCGGCGGCCAGCGCCTGGTTCGGCACCACATAGTCGCTGAACTCGATGATCTTGATCTCAAGACCCTTTTCGGCCGCGATCGGCTTCACCTGTTCCAGAATCTGGGCATGGGGGCCGGGGGTGACGCCGATGGTGATCGTCTCGG comes from the Tistrella bauzanensis genome and includes:
- a CDS encoding Rne/Rng family ribonuclease → MTNRLLIDQAEHETRVALIEGDRVVDVQIERLAHRSAVGNIYLGKVSRVLPGMQAAFVSVGLGRNAFLHADDARVLPRARAAADRLSREASDAAAANAAALAAAAAAVTAAMEPDETDAEVEVRPATPLQTQRSRRLMIGDCVADGDQIMVQVTKDAVKGKGARLTANISLPGRHLVFTPFQGGVGVSRRIDSEVERERLHEIVQPLTDAGEGGFIVRTAAEGASAAELEADAAYLRTLWADLEAGAARGGGPRPLHVDLDPLLRSLRDQAQEGVAEMLIDEPVAYERALAFARRFMPHLVDRIRLWDRPEGLFDSFGVEDVIAEALQPRVRLPSGGFVVIDQTEALTAVDVNTGRFVGEADQEATVMHTNLEAAEVIAHQLRLRNLGGLIVVDFIDMERTENRQKLYDAFRAALVADRASTTVLPMSELGLVQMTRKRGRESLSQVLTEDCDTCGGTGRVKSAETVAYEVMRAARRLLLRPRPGRVAARALTVMASPDVAALLTDSRVGMVEAVSELTDAVVEVRADPSMARDAFDLAERD
- a CDS encoding DNA gyrase inhibitor YacG, with amino-acid sequence MTDTPSKPAAGRDAVKTGQGTCPVCGRGRSDAAELARYRPFCSKRCADVDLNRWLSGTYVVPGRPADESESDLWSDDSLKH
- a CDS encoding SHOCT domain-containing protein, coding for MRHEPEITTRTAPAMPAASRNPARMLAAAVVALGLATGLSACGGGDDSVAVDGRTKGEALSDMKGAYDKGAITPDEYEDQREDILDE
- a CDS encoding PqqD family protein, translating into MPMLYRFSSDVLQVDVDSETMLLNYASGKYFGLTGAVARVADNLRDGASIDEMACHIAGYYDVTEAAARDDLTRILIELQKAGLVISSET
- a CDS encoding phosphoenolpyruvate carboxykinase (ATP), whose amino-acid sequence is MSCAIHGLRVTMSGGDGAHPDMAMADVTWRDLCVVRLSMAGVPTGAAVPIERDGATWIEQIFAGPDGRPICRFLISGDGRRVLSDSLPALDRNDLNSLFVEPVMRTIMSRMGLVSFHAAALVKQGAAVLIMGRKGAGKSSLAGALYRAGWQPLADDLVRIVGNNGCWHAAAGGTATRVNADTARALGFDPATLATRWSLPGAAGNKFLLPAAAFGAQPAMVPIKAVLLLDARDPDLEGPRWNRAAGADALRGLAANLTPDPLALSALPSREAIRVTAGLSRQAAIYRLSLPDRLGALRAAAATVDAWLAADGAPVAA
- a CDS encoding prenyltransferase/squalene oxidase repeat-containing protein, which translates into the protein MRPEPAIPGLTPAGCFDLLVPRLADVLVPAGRHRAIREAAALLPPVPRLALEIRLGADEAAVDLHQMITSQDGDPQILLRHLNERGGGWAGAPLVAFLRGWIADEDGLQGWFDPLYLEWDTAPDGGLPQPPALFLACDLRFDDPAVRTRRRTVLRQTLARLCGADGAEPHDRLFDVAERGVTIGHIGVMSGRGDVLRVNYKGITPAALPGLLDRIGWPGDIARLQGHFAALVDVADRVAVAIDLVDGQVRPSIGFEIFCDHPLPSGRWDRILDHLCAHGLCTIEKRAALVNIEATIAAGDAGQPWPAAWILPTIRGPEDAYPAVRCHVSHLKLAIGADGGGQAKAYIGVEHHWRRGFGRPAPQALPAGLAIRPRPSITAATADATAFLLRTRQQNGLWGDFNWVNGGCNNWVTGVAALALAATGEAGALAVAGAALQALGARQQAGGGWGHNEIAPVDTDTTASIVKALDALGAGDSPAAVAARGFLRSHMTDDGFLTYGTATRIRFAAVDVTDAGWRATHGCVMANCALLLPDQLIPLLRRSQAPDGSWTPYWWRTPAYPTALAAEALAMQGDEAAVGRAVAWAKAQDLAALSPFCVAAIARIVIAGGDHGAARDILAGLLRTQLSDGSWAVGADMIWPRPDQAPDHMESQADIIDVPDDRRIFTTAGVLLAFAAARQTVAAPGRNRS
- a CDS encoding amidohydrolase family protein, whose translation is MTDPSRRQACRRLFCDADSHVMELPDFLRAHADPGFREALPRIAMDTERRQATVGEAIAQGHHGPETIADRAARGTDLLAGPKDYHALGAFDGGERGQALDLLGLHRQVVFPSFSLVPVFFGQGGLPLTYGTARALNRAMAAFCAGDARLLGVGLLPIDDAALARDELEHVIRLGLRAVWVPHQGLPGYAFRPRDLEPVWARMAEAGLVLASHIMPPLDVAMRMTGPGEVIPPEMLDGDDAPRPEEIIFASDRVQVFLSKLVFDGVLERHPDLRCVVAEFGGAWVPGMMRRLDALAERIFAGSGRAPGRRPSEQILDQCLFTPYHHEDVGALIRASDSRLYAFSTDYPHIEGGQDPVGAFDASLAGCTEAQHAAFYAGNFLRVFGE
- a CDS encoding protein phosphatase CheZ; amino-acid sequence: MATDETEPADDDIDWGDVGMDMPQAAPIDRIRRAVAVLRHPAASEDPLTLAAEALEGVVEGTEAATEAILSQIEAIEAALDAVSAELAPENQAHAALANAGLAITALYEACGFQDLTGQRIAKVRRVLQQVDAHLEELLEIVGHDQVAALPPPAEREGDARLLNGPIDDASKVSQSDIDSLFD
- a CDS encoding class I tRNA ligase family protein, producing MTTTVLTDELILCAAPPADRDIDAAGFAAIWLAADVYARGQRLLGRSARVLIAAGGGGDGDGVGAPATLRRAGVDIDGVLTLGGGTPGVLPLRRHRPRQIGDRPMPVRLTVFAGRDVVTARSLIDAVSEIDDLGPVTDTRIIAPPPLTDLSGGSFDPSTGRAIFLTDLLDRMPAEALRFYLALMSEPQDARELSMADLARTHNLFMVRDLGTSLAAISNLDPVAGTALAQDRPEDDLMLDFRNRLHVALDARSFSLAALAGVVLGVNGQMKQARLYGTPERIPRLAGLFQLFARPLMPTAADGIAAFLGLGQGWGEPWARVGGEIPSCSARLVRGSAPGFDAVDEAALVALESGMAAA
- a CDS encoding MetQ/NlpA family ABC transporter substrate-binding protein yields the protein MKTLGGAAAIFGLVAAAPAVAETITIGVTPGPHAQILEQVKPIAAEKGLEIKIIEFSDYVVPNQALAAGDIQANSFQHQPYLDNQNADRNYGLVSIAKTVVFPLGIYSKKIKSLDEIKDGDSIAIPNDPTNGGRALLLLESRGLLTLRDGAGLKASPLDIESNPKHLRILELDAAQLPRSLDDTAASAVNTNYAVEAGLDPIKDPIAREAAESPYANIIAVREQDADKPWAKTLVEAYHDQKIKDYINDTYKGAIVVAW